AACATCACTTTTGATTGTCCCAAGGATTTGAAACCCAGCAATATCGTCGTGAAATCAGACTGCACATTGAAAATTCTCGACTTCGGATTGGCAAGAACAGCGGGAACGAATTTTATGATGACCCCTTATGTCGTTACCCGATATTATCGCGCACCAGAAGTAAAGAAATCGCATCGATCTtggcaaaatttattttcaagtttctttctgtctgttctttgtttttaggtaATTCTTAGTATGAGctacaaagaaaatgttgacttGTGGTCTGTTGGCTGCATCATGGGTGAAATGATCCGTGGTAGTTATCTTTTTCCTGGCACTGATCATATCGATCAGTGGAACAAGATTATCGGTAGCCTAcctttgtttttaattcatcaATACCGAGCAAGccgcaataatttttttccatttctcaGAAATACTAGGAACTCCGAATGCAGAATTTATGAAGCGCTTACAGCCTTCTGTCCGCAACTACGTCGAAAACAGGCCCAAATATCCGGGCTGCGACTTTGAAAAGCTTTTTCCGGATGGACTTTTTCCTTCTGAATCATCAGAACAGTGTAGAATCAAAGGTAATTCTCTGCGGGCAAacaatttttcgttcaaatttACTGAATCTTTGCACCCCTTGACGTTTTAAGCTAGCCAAGCACGCGATCTGCTCCGTAAGATGCTTGTAGTCGACCCCGAGAAGCGCATTTCGGTCGATGAAGCCTTACTGCATCCGTACATTAGTGTTTGGTACGAAGATGGCGAAGTCAATGCAGTAAGTTGTTcctctctttaaaaaaaatgtactttGGAGACTTAATGCAATTAATTGGCTAATATAAAACAATCTATTTAGCCCGCCCCTGCTCCGTACGATCACTCGGTAGAAGATCGTGAGCACACAGTGGATCAGTGGAAAGATCTTATCTTCAAGGAGCTTATTGAGTATGAAACCGCCAACTCAAATTATGCACCCGACATTCACCAGGATGAATAAGATGATTAAATTCGTcctatttataaattatttttctatactATCAACTTGCTTTTCATCTTCTGTTCTTATTGTTGCACCACGGGAAAAAGTGTTTGATCCTGTTTGATGATCCTACTCTTTCTTGCGACTCTTGTTCTAGTCCCCACTGCTTCCTCGTCAACCTTCTATCTCCCATCTTATACTTGTTGTATGAAAGGAAACTCGCGCTTTTCATCCAACATGCTGACTGTTTCCATAACATTTTACATCCTGACAGTCTTTTTCTCGTACCttgtaaataaatttacaaaacCACGATCTCACGTTTAACAACTAAGTCCACGACTAAAGGGCGTTTTGGAcggttctcattttttttaaatcgtgacTAGGTATTGCATTAAGTCGCAGTTGGTCGCAATGATTATCAGtttgtttagaatttttaGGAAATTTTAATCTCGCAATCCGCGTCACCGTAgcttaattagtttttttttacatcacgTTAACGTCAAACGGTTTTGCAATTTGTGGTTTTTTCGCTAAAATAATATTACTGGTTTAAAAttcaagatatttttttctagtgtAGTTCTAGTACTTAAGTATGTtatttccaaattgttttattaaaagaaaaaccaaactgacaacgaaaaatgaaaatctctTTCAGTTGCAGCAGACGATTCTTACATGTCATAACAAGTTACACGTTGTAAGTTGTGATTCCAGGCTCTGGCACACAAACTATTGTCAATAACAATGAGTTCTTCAATATATAGAACAAGAAATTTCTATCTGCGATGCATGGCAGCTATTTATGTTTCTGCATTTAGCTCTTTCTATCTTCAAATAAGAGGTATGCCTAAGTTGTTACACGAATGAcggaaattttgtttcgaaacTAATGTCGTGTCTCCAGGATTATATGGTCCGAATGGCGTTCTTCCATCTCATGCCCGTTTAAATTTTCATGACAAGAGACCATTGTTTGACAAATTTTGGGAAAATCCAACATTGTTGCATCTAGCTCCTGCATTCGGTCTGACTGTGTCCTATTGTATGGAACTGTTGGCTCTGACTGGTATCATCTTATCATTTCTAGGGTAAATCTATAAGCACATCATTTTGTTAAACTGGCATCTTTATTTTATACCACACATTCTTA
This region of Daphnia pulex isolate KAP4 chromosome 9, ASM2113471v1 genomic DNA includes:
- the LOC124202864 gene encoding stress-activated protein kinase JNK-like, with amino-acid sequence MASRLDNQFYTEEFGATKFTIPRRYQSLKAIGSGAQGIVCAALDTVTGQHVAIKKLSRPFQNDTHAKRAYREIKLMKMVNHKNVIGLLDAFTPQTSLSEFSDVYLIMEFMDASLCQVIQMDLGHERMSYLLYQMLCGIKHLHLAGIIHRDLKPSNIVVKSDCTLKILDFGLARTAGTNFMMTPYVVTRYYRAPEVILSMSYKENVDLWSVGCIMGEMIRGSYLFPGTDHIDQWNKIIEILGTPNAEFMKRLQPSVRNYVENRPKYPGCDFEKLFPDGLFPSESSEQCRIKASQARDLLRKMLVVDPEKRISVDEALLHPYISVWYEDGEVNAPAPAPYDHSVEDREHTVDQWKDLIFKELIEYETANSNYAPDIHQDE